A window of Brettanomyces nanus chromosome 2, complete sequence contains these coding sequences:
- the RPS21B gene encoding ribosomal 40S subunit protein S21B, with protein sequence MENDKGELVELYIPRKCSATNRIIKSDDHASVQINVANVDENGRAIPNSYITYALCGYVRVRGEADDSLNRLAQQDEIVHNVWTYSR encoded by the exons ATGGAAAACGATAAGGGCGAACTC GTCGAGCTTTACATTCCAAGAAAGTGTTCTGCAACTAACAGAATCATCAAGTCTGATGACCATGCATCTGTGCAGATCAATGTTGCCAACGTTGACGAGAATGGAAGGGCCATTCCAAATTCTTACATTACCTATGCTCTCTGTGGTTACGTCAGAGTTAGAGGTGAGGCCGATGATTCTTTGAACAGATTGGCTCAACAGGATGAGATTGTTCATAATGTTTGGACTTATTCCCGTTAA
- the TIF1 gene encoding translation initiation factor eIF4A: MSEETTPVAPIAETIETTEKTPVTEVDAAAAAPADAAAPVEAAAPKEHENITAGPQIDANGMETNYDKIVYTFDELNLKPEILRGIYAYGYEHPSAIQQRAIAPIIEGRDVLAQAQSGTGKTATFAIAALQNIDEKLKETQALIIAPTRELAMQIQKVVLAIGMHLDITVHASIGGKAVSDDIEALKKGAQIVVGTPGRVYDMIERGFFRTENVKMFIMDEADEMLSSGFKEQIFNVFRFLPQETQVVLLSATMPQDVLEVTSKFMRNPIRILVKKDELTLEGIKQFYVDVDEEEFKFDCLCDLYASISVTQAVIFCNTRRKVEALTEKLIENKFTVSAIHADLSQQERDTIMTEFRTGSSRILISTDLLARGIDVQQVSLVINYDLPTNKENYIHRIGRGGRFGRKGVAINLLAKNDIPAMREIEKFYSTQIIELPANISELFD; this comes from the coding sequence ATGTCTGAAGAAACTACGCCTGTTGCTCCAATCGCCGAGACGATCGAGACAACTGAGAAGACACCAGTTACTGAAGttgatgctgctgctgctgctcctgctgaTGCTGCTGCCCCCGTTGAGGCTGCTGCTCCAAAGGAACATGAAAATATTACTGCTGGTCCTCAAATTGATGCCAACGGAATGGAAACTAACTACGATAAGATCGTCTACACCTTCGATGAGTTGAACTTGAAGCCTGAGATCTTAAGAGGTATCTATGCTTATGGTTATGAACATCCTTCTGCCATTCAGCAGAGGGCCATTGCACCTATTATTGAGGGCCGTGATGTTCTTGCTCAGGCTCAATCTGGTACCGGTAAAACGGCAACCTTCGCCATTGCTGCCTTGCagaatattgatgaaaagttgaaggagactCAGGCTTTAATCATAGCTCCAACCCGTGAGTTGGCCATGCAGATTCAAAAAGTCGTCTTGGCTATTGGTATGCATTTGGACATTACCGTCCACGCTTCCATCGGTGGTAAAGCCGTGTCAGACGATATCGAGGCACTCAAAAAAGGTGCCCAAATCGTCGTCGGTACTCCAGGTAGAGTCTATGATATGATTGAGAGAGGATTCTTCAGAACAGAGAATGTTAAGATGTTCATTATGGATGAGGCTGATGAAATGTTGTCGTCAGGATTCAAAGAACAGATCTTTAATGTGTTCAGATTCCTTCCTCAAGAGACACAGGTTGTTCTATTGTCTGCAACTATGCCCCAGGATGTCTTGGAAGTTACTTCCAAGTTCATGAGAAACCCAATCAGAATTTTGGTCAAGAAGGATGAGTTGACCTTGGAAGGTATCAAGCAATTCTATGTGGACGTGGACGAAGAGGAGTTCAAGTTTGACTGTTTGTGCGATTTGTACGCCTCCATCTCAGTTACACAGGCCGTCATCTTCTGTAACACCAGAAGAAAGGTTGAGGCTCTTACGGAAAAGTTGATTGAAAACAAGTTCACCGTCTCTGCTATTCATGCTGATCTTTCCCAACAGGAAAGAGACACTATTATGACTGAGTTCAGAACGGGTTCTTCTAGAATCTTGATCTCTACCGATCTTTTGGCTAGAGGTATCGATGTCCAACAGGTGTCCTTGGTTATTAACTACGATTTACCAACCAACAAGGAAAACTATATCCACAGAATTGGTAGAGGTGGTAGATTTGGTCGTAAGGGTGTTGCCATCAACTTGTTGGCCAAGAATGACATTCCTGCTATGAGAGAGATCGAGAAGTTCTACTCTACCCAGATTATCGAGTTACCTGCCAACATCAGCGAGTTATTCGATTAA